A window of Streptomyces marispadix contains these coding sequences:
- the hpnH gene encoding adenosyl-hopene transferase HpnH, with protein MAMPLRQTVRIGSYLFQQKLRGREKFPLIVELEPLFACNLKCEGCGKIQHPAGVLKQRMPVAQAVGAVTESGAPMVSIAGGEPLMHPQIGEIVRQLVAKRKYVFLCTNAMLLRKKLEEFTPSRYFAFAVHIDGLRERHDESVAKEGVFDEAVEAMKEAKRRGFRVTTNSTFFNTDTPQTVIEVLDYLNDELKVDEMMVSPAYAYEKAPDQEHFLGVEQTRELFRKAFAGGNRRRWRLNHSPLFLDFLEGRADFPCTAWAIPNYSLFGWQRPCYLMSDGYVPTYKQLIEETDWEAYGRGRDPRCANCMAHCGYEPTAVLATMGSLKESLRAARDTVRA; from the coding sequence ATGGCCATGCCTCTGCGCCAGACCGTCCGTATCGGCAGCTATCTCTTCCAGCAGAAGCTGCGAGGCCGCGAGAAGTTCCCCCTGATCGTGGAGCTGGAACCGCTGTTCGCATGCAATCTGAAGTGCGAGGGCTGCGGGAAGATCCAGCACCCCGCGGGTGTGCTCAAGCAGCGGATGCCGGTGGCGCAGGCGGTGGGAGCCGTGACGGAGTCGGGTGCGCCGATGGTCTCCATCGCCGGCGGGGAGCCGCTGATGCACCCCCAGATCGGGGAGATCGTCCGACAGCTCGTGGCGAAGCGCAAGTACGTCTTCCTGTGCACCAACGCCATGCTGCTGCGCAAGAAACTGGAGGAGTTCACGCCGTCCCGGTACTTCGCCTTCGCCGTGCACATCGACGGGCTGCGCGAGCGGCACGACGAGTCCGTGGCGAAGGAAGGCGTCTTCGACGAGGCGGTCGAGGCGATGAAGGAGGCCAAGCGGCGCGGCTTCCGCGTCACCACCAACTCCACCTTCTTCAACACCGACACACCGCAGACCGTCATCGAGGTCCTCGACTACCTCAACGACGAGCTGAAGGTGGACGAGATGATGGTCTCGCCCGCATACGCCTACGAAAAGGCCCCGGATCAGGAGCACTTCCTCGGCGTCGAGCAGACCCGCGAGCTGTTCCGCAAGGCGTTCGCCGGGGGCAACAGGCGGCGCTGGCGTCTCAATCACAGCCCCCTGTTCCTCGACTTCCTGGAGGGGCGGGCCGACTTCCCGTGCACCGCCTGGGCGATCCCCAACTACTCGCTCTTCGGCTGGCAGAGGCCCTGCTATCTGATGAGCGACGGCTATGTGCCGACGTACAAGCAGCTCATCGAGGAAACCGACTGGGAGGCGTACGGGCGGGGACGCGATCCGCGGTGCGCCAACTGCATGGCGCACTGCGGCTACGAGCCCACCGCCGTGCTGGCGACGATGGGTTCGCTGAAGGAGTCGCTGCGCGCGGCGCGGGACACCGTACGCGCCTGA
- a CDS encoding phosphorylase family protein: MTVSGDRGPLLIACALGIERLALRRFGTAPPGADGPVTVLRTGMGPQAAERAVERALRDEREPGRTAVVATGFCAGLMPGMHPGDLVVADETRDATGRTECTDTELLADALRPYGTVHVGALAGSAHIVHGLARAALHTTTAAVAADMESAATLRTARQTSVSERQRPVAAVRVVVDAPGHELIRPGTLRGGISAFRVLRGVMPAFLEWHRSLLLPWR; encoded by the coding sequence ATGACGGTATCCGGCGACCGCGGCCCGCTGCTGATCGCCTGCGCGCTGGGCATCGAGAGGCTCGCGCTGCGGCGCTTCGGCACCGCACCGCCCGGGGCGGACGGGCCGGTCACCGTATTGCGCACCGGCATGGGTCCCCAGGCCGCCGAACGCGCCGTGGAGCGGGCCCTGCGCGACGAGCGCGAGCCGGGCCGCACCGCCGTGGTTGCGACCGGCTTCTGCGCCGGGCTCATGCCGGGCATGCACCCCGGCGACCTCGTCGTCGCCGACGAGACTCGGGACGCCACGGGCCGTACCGAGTGCACCGACACGGAGCTGCTGGCCGACGCGCTGCGCCCCTACGGGACGGTGCACGTCGGGGCGCTCGCCGGCTCCGCGCACATCGTGCACGGGCTCGCCCGTGCCGCCCTGCACACCACTACCGCCGCCGTGGCCGCGGACATGGAGTCCGCCGCCACGCTGCGTACCGCCCGGCAGACGTCCGTGTCGGAGCGGCAGCGGCCCGTTGCGGCCGTACGGGTGGTGGTCGACGCCCCAGGACATGAACTGATCCGTCCAGGGACACTGCGAGGTGGAATATCGGCATTCCGCGTACTTCGCGGCGTTATGCCCGCATTCCTCGAATGGCACCGATCCTTGCTGCTCCCCTGGAGGTGA
- the shc gene encoding squalene--hopene cyclase, with product MTATTDTGTGDTASAAPATSQAGGPEAGSLADRAARSAALAVEHLLARQDEAGWWKGDLETNVTMDAEDLLLREFLGVRDETTTREAARFVRSRQRDDGTWATFHGGPGDLSTTIEAYVALRLAGDAPHAPHMERASAWVREQGGVAASRVFTRIWLALFGWWRWSDLPEMPPEMIWFPKWFPLNIYDFGCWARQTIVPLTVVCAKRPVRAAPFSLDELHRDPARPNPPKSMAPAASWEGFFERLDRALHAYRRIGSRSLRRAALRSAARWIIERQENDGCWGGIQPPAVYSLIALRLLGYDLDHPVMRAGLDSLDRYTVRYRSAPGEGGDREAAGGTARMVEACQSPVWDTCLATIALADAGLPSDHPALVKAADWMLGEQVLRSGDWSVRKPQLPPGGWAFEFHNDNYPDADDTAEVVLALRRVRHHDQVRVDTAVRRAVRWSLGMQSRNGAWGAFDADNDSPFPNRLPFCDFGEVIDPPSADVTAHMVEMLCAEGRRDDPRVRRAVSWLLSEQEAGGAWFGRWGVNYVYGTGSVVPALVAAGLPASHPAVRRAVGWLESVQNGDGGWGEDLRSYRPGHEQEWAGRGTSTASQTAWALMALLAAGERESMAVEQGVSWLARTQREDGSWDEPHFTGTGFPWDFSINYHLYRQVFPLTALGRYLHGTGTGTREER from the coding sequence CTCCGCGGCACTCGCCGTGGAGCACCTGCTCGCCAGGCAGGACGAGGCGGGCTGGTGGAAGGGCGATCTGGAGACCAACGTCACCATGGACGCCGAGGACTTGCTGCTCCGCGAGTTCCTCGGCGTCCGCGACGAGACCACCACGCGGGAGGCGGCCCGCTTCGTACGCTCCCGGCAGCGCGACGACGGCACCTGGGCCACCTTCCACGGCGGGCCGGGCGACCTCTCCACCACGATCGAGGCGTATGTCGCGCTGCGCCTGGCGGGCGACGCCCCGCACGCCCCGCACATGGAGCGGGCCTCGGCATGGGTGCGCGAGCAGGGCGGCGTCGCCGCGAGCCGGGTCTTCACACGGATCTGGCTGGCGCTCTTCGGCTGGTGGCGCTGGTCGGACCTGCCGGAGATGCCGCCCGAGATGATCTGGTTCCCGAAGTGGTTCCCGCTCAACATCTACGACTTCGGCTGCTGGGCGCGGCAGACGATCGTGCCGCTCACCGTCGTCTGCGCGAAGCGCCCCGTACGGGCGGCGCCGTTCTCCCTCGACGAGCTGCACCGCGACCCCGCTCGCCCCAACCCGCCCAAAAGCATGGCGCCCGCGGCCAGTTGGGAGGGCTTCTTCGAGCGGCTGGACCGCGCTCTGCACGCCTACCGCCGGATCGGCTCGCGCTCGCTGCGCCGGGCCGCGCTGCGCAGCGCCGCCCGCTGGATCATCGAACGGCAGGAGAACGACGGCTGCTGGGGCGGCATCCAGCCGCCGGCCGTCTACTCGCTGATCGCGCTGCGCCTCCTCGGCTACGACCTCGACCACCCGGTGATGCGTGCCGGGCTGGACTCCCTGGACCGCTACACGGTCCGCTACCGGTCCGCCCCGGGCGAGGGCGGCGACCGGGAGGCCGCAGGCGGCACCGCACGGATGGTCGAGGCGTGCCAGTCCCCGGTCTGGGACACCTGCCTCGCCACCATCGCCCTCGCCGACGCCGGACTGCCGTCCGACCATCCGGCGCTGGTCAAGGCCGCCGACTGGATGCTGGGCGAGCAGGTGCTGCGGAGCGGCGACTGGTCCGTACGCAAGCCTCAACTGCCGCCCGGCGGCTGGGCGTTCGAGTTCCACAACGACAACTACCCGGACGCCGACGACACCGCCGAGGTCGTTCTCGCCCTGCGCCGCGTACGCCACCACGATCAGGTCCGCGTGGACACCGCCGTACGCAGGGCCGTGCGCTGGAGCCTGGGGATGCAGTCGCGCAACGGGGCCTGGGGCGCCTTCGACGCCGACAACGACAGCCCCTTCCCGAACCGGCTGCCGTTCTGCGACTTCGGCGAAGTCATCGACCCTCCCTCCGCCGATGTCACGGCCCACATGGTGGAGATGCTCTGCGCCGAGGGCAGGCGCGACGACCCCCGCGTGCGCAGGGCGGTGTCCTGGCTGCTGTCCGAACAGGAGGCGGGCGGCGCCTGGTTCGGCCGTTGGGGCGTCAACTACGTATACGGCACGGGCTCCGTCGTACCGGCTCTCGTAGCGGCCGGGCTGCCCGCCTCCCATCCGGCCGTGCGCCGCGCCGTCGGCTGGCTGGAGAGCGTGCAGAACGGCGACGGCGGCTGGGGCGAGGACCTGCGCTCCTACCGGCCCGGGCACGAGCAGGAGTGGGCCGGACGCGGCACCTCCACCGCCTCGCAGACAGCCTGGGCCCTGATGGCGCTGCTCGCGGCGGGGGAGCGGGAGTCGATGGCGGTGGAGCAGGGCGTGAGCTGGCTCGCGCGTACGCAGCGGGAGGACGGTTCCTGGGACGAGCCGCACTTCACCGGCACCGGCTTCCCCTGGGACTTCTCGATCAACTACCACCTCTACCGGCAGGTCTTCCCGCTCACCGCACTCGGCCGGTATCTGCACGGCACGGGCACCGGGACGCGGGAAGAGAGATGA